From a region of the Falco cherrug isolate bFalChe1 chromosome 9, bFalChe1.pri, whole genome shotgun sequence genome:
- the FBXL15 gene encoding F-box/LRR-repeat protein 15 yields the protein MMSLTPSRGCLLDLPWEDILVPHILCHLPLQQLLSLQRVSKSFQSLIQLYLANMRCFDSSQIGPAIPRAAFVNLLKDNEVLQQLVLQNCSDWLTDRELLPVIGQNHHLHQIQLKGCAQLSRHALVAISLSCPNLRRLSLAHCEWVDSLSLRSLADHCKALEAVDLTACRQLKDEAICYLVQKCSRLKSLSLAVNANVGDVAVEEIAKSCPELEHLDLTGCLRVKSDSIRVLAEYCPKLRSLKVKHCHNVAESSLSILRSRGVELDVEPPLQRALVLLQDVVGFAPFINLQI from the exons ATGATGAGTTTGACCCCCTCCAGGGGATGCCTCCTGGACCTGCCCTGGGAAGACATCTTGGTTCCACATATCCTCTGTCACCTAccgctgcagcagctcctgagccTGCAGAGGGTCAGCAAGTCCTTCCAGTCTCTCATCCAGCTGTACCTGGCCAATATGCGCTGCTTTGACTCAAGCCAG ATTGGACCTGCCATCCCTCGAGCTGCTTTCGTTAATCTGCTGAAGGACAATGAAGtactgcagcagctggtgctcCAGAACTGCTCCGACTGGCTGACGGACAGGGAGCTGCTCCCGGTCATCGGGCAGAACCACCACCTGCACCAGATCCAGCTGAAGGGCTGTGCCCAGCTTAGCCGCCATGCGCTGGTGGCCATTTCGCTGAGCTGCCCCAACCTGCGCCGGCTCTCCCTGGCTCACTGCGAGTGGGTGGACAGCCTGTCCCTGCGCAGCCTGGCTGACCACTGCAAGGCGCTGGAGGCTGTGGACCTGACAGCCTGTCGCCAGCTGAAGGACGAGGCTATCTGCTATCTGGTGCAGAAGTGCAGCAGGCTCAAGTCTCTGTCACTGGCTGTCAATGCCAACGTGGGCGACGTGGCAGTCGAGGAGATTGCCAAGTCCTGCCCTGAGCTGGAGCACCTGGACCTCACAGGATGTCTGCGAGTCAAGAGTGACTCCATCAG AGTCCTGGCCGAGTACTGTCCCAAGCTGCGCTCGCTGAAGGTGAAGCATTGCCACAACGTGGCCGAGTCCAGCCTGAGCATTCTGCGAAGCCGTGGGGTGGAGCTGGATGTGGAGCCTCCGCTGCAGAGGGCTCTCGTTCTCCTGCAGGATGTGGTTGGCTTTGCCCCTTTCATCAACCTCCAGATCtag